The Hymenobacter sp. DG01 genome has a segment encoding these proteins:
- a CDS encoding RagB/SusD family nutrient uptake outer membrane protein, whose product MKKSFLALLGLALLVSVSGCEDLLEEDPQSVLVPSFLGTPQGVEAGLTGVYAGHRNIYGNEQAMYMAVTGTDEFMRGIADQDGFHEYARGLNFGPSAGVVTNQWNNYYQYINGANGVLKYAATVQGIPAARVQQIVAETKVLRAHYYFLLVQQWGDVPLQLEFRDTPTTDIARTPIADVYNAIIADLTDALANIANTPGQPGRVSRATALHILAKVYLTRATSTAKQADDYAKAAQYAEELINNRTRYGKNLEADPARVFADQNENGPEVLMNVQYSTDPTFTQTSEQNYFNGGNASSFFYRSRYEQGIPNMVRDLKNGRPFARFVPTPYLLNSYNMPGEAGRTLRTTDTRFNKWFTTTWYVNSPGAASGSTAAIIGDTSLWYPSYELPAAVLARIAARRPVPYRVIQPSQHTREYYPVMNKYDDVRRASTNAPSVRPFIVYRLAETYLIAAEANMYLNNMTKAVDFINTVRVRAAAPGKEAQMRITASQLNIDFILDERTRELGGEVMRWMDLTRTGKLVERVKTNPVTRVPATVNKTVPVNGISGTYGSDAAANIQPYHVLRPIPQQDIDRTGGKITQNPGY is encoded by the coding sequence ATGAAAAAGTCTTTTCTTGCACTTCTGGGACTTGCTCTGCTCGTGTCCGTTAGCGGGTGCGAAGATCTTCTGGAAGAAGATCCCCAATCCGTTCTGGTACCGTCGTTTCTGGGAACTCCGCAGGGCGTGGAGGCCGGCCTGACCGGCGTGTACGCCGGCCACCGCAACATCTACGGCAACGAGCAGGCCATGTACATGGCCGTGACGGGTACCGATGAGTTCATGCGCGGCATTGCCGACCAGGATGGCTTTCACGAGTATGCCCGCGGCCTGAACTTCGGGCCCTCGGCCGGCGTGGTAACCAACCAGTGGAACAACTACTACCAGTACATCAACGGGGCCAACGGCGTGCTGAAATACGCCGCCACGGTGCAGGGCATTCCGGCGGCCCGCGTGCAGCAGATTGTGGCCGAAACCAAAGTGCTGCGCGCCCACTACTACTTCCTGCTGGTGCAGCAGTGGGGCGACGTGCCGCTGCAGCTCGAATTCCGCGATACGCCTACCACCGACATTGCGCGCACGCCCATTGCCGACGTTTACAACGCCATTATTGCGGACCTGACGGATGCGCTGGCCAACATTGCCAACACACCGGGCCAGCCCGGCCGCGTGTCGCGCGCCACGGCCCTGCACATTCTGGCCAAAGTGTACCTGACCCGCGCCACCTCCACGGCCAAGCAGGCCGACGACTACGCCAAGGCCGCGCAGTACGCCGAGGAGCTGATCAACAACCGCACGCGCTACGGCAAAAACCTGGAAGCCGACCCCGCCCGCGTGTTTGCCGACCAGAACGAAAACGGCCCCGAGGTGCTGATGAACGTGCAGTACAGCACCGACCCAACCTTCACGCAGACCAGCGAGCAGAACTACTTCAACGGCGGCAACGCTTCCAGCTTCTTCTACCGCAGCCGCTACGAGCAGGGCATCCCGAACATGGTGCGCGACCTGAAGAACGGCCGGCCATTTGCCCGGTTCGTGCCCACGCCCTACCTGCTCAACTCCTACAACATGCCCGGCGAAGCTGGCCGGACCCTGCGCACCACCGACACGCGCTTCAACAAGTGGTTCACGACCACCTGGTACGTCAACTCGCCGGGCGCGGCCAGTGGCAGCACTGCCGCCATCATCGGCGACACCTCGCTCTGGTACCCCAGCTACGAGCTGCCGGCCGCCGTACTGGCGCGCATCGCCGCCCGCCGCCCGGTGCCTTACCGGGTAATCCAGCCCAGCCAGCACACCCGCGAGTACTACCCCGTGATGAACAAGTACGACGACGTGCGCCGGGCCAGCACCAACGCGCCCTCAGTTCGTCCCTTCATCGTGTACCGCTTGGCTGAAACCTACCTGATTGCCGCCGAGGCCAACATGTACCTCAACAACATGACCAAGGCCGTCGACTTCATCAATACGGTGCGGGTGCGGGCTGCGGCGCCGGGCAAGGAAGCCCAGATGCGCATCACGGCCAGCCAGCTCAACATCGACTTCATTCTGGATGAGCGCACCCGCGAGCTGGGCGGCGAGGTGATGCGCTGGATGGACCTGACCCGCACCGGCAAGCTGGTGGAGCGGGTGAAAACCAACCCCGTAACCCGCGTGCCGGCCACCGTCAATAAGACCGTGCCCGTGAATGGCATCAGCGGCACCTACGGCTCCGACGCGGCGGCCAACATCCAGCCCTACCACGTGCTCCGTCCGATTCCGCAGCAGGACATTGACCGGACCGGCGGTAAGATTACCCAGAACCCCGGCTATTAA
- a CDS encoding sialate O-acetylesterase, translating into MKLISNILFVATALLSHAAVAQVRLPRLVSNGMVLQRDTKLTLWGWAAQGEKVALTFRNKTYTATTGPAGKWTITLPAQAAGGPYTMRFKASNQVELTDVLVGDVWLLSGQSNMETPMSRLRDKFPEAIAQAANPRIRQFEVPMTSTLQKPRTDVAGGKWVAADPQTVLQFSAVGYFFAKEINAKYQVPVGLIKDAVGGSPAEAWLSADALRQFPNYVQQADKYRDSTQVAGQRQREGAAVAGWYQRLYQADQGEVRGQQKWSEPAYDARDWRTMGVPGYWADQTPLGLVNGVVWFRKEVEVPASMVGQPARLELGTLVDADSTYINGQLVGTTGYQYPPRKYEVKPGVLKAGKNVVIVRLISNGGRGGFTPDKKYELRAGEQNLDLRGPWQYRLGAALSPTPGTTPFQFQPGALFNGMIAPVLPYALKGVLWYQGESNAGRPQDYQALMTGLISDWRAQFRRPDLPFLYVQLANFMVTRPEPGESGWAEVRDAQRRTLAVPRTAMAVATDVGEWNDIHPLDKQTVGHRLALAAQQVAYGEKKVVASGPLYQSMQVSGNQVTLSFSGIGGGLAAQGGGALKHFAVAGSDKKFVWAQARIEGDKVVVWSDAVPTPVAVRYAWADNPEGANLYNKEGLPASPFQASVPVTAPAQ; encoded by the coding sequence ATGAAGCTGATTTCCAATATCCTGTTCGTAGCAACCGCACTGCTCAGCCACGCGGCCGTAGCCCAGGTCCGGTTGCCACGATTGGTTAGCAACGGAATGGTGCTCCAGCGGGATACGAAGCTGACCCTCTGGGGCTGGGCTGCCCAGGGTGAGAAGGTCGCCCTGACCTTCCGCAACAAAACCTACACCGCCACCACCGGCCCCGCCGGCAAGTGGACCATAACGCTGCCGGCTCAAGCAGCCGGCGGGCCCTACACCATGCGGTTCAAGGCCTCAAACCAGGTAGAACTGACTGATGTGCTGGTAGGCGACGTGTGGCTGCTCTCGGGGCAGTCGAACATGGAAACGCCCATGTCGCGCCTGCGCGACAAGTTTCCGGAGGCCATTGCCCAGGCTGCCAACCCGCGCATCCGGCAGTTTGAGGTGCCCATGACCTCTACCCTGCAGAAGCCCCGCACCGACGTGGCCGGCGGCAAATGGGTAGCCGCCGACCCGCAGACGGTGCTGCAGTTCTCGGCGGTAGGCTACTTCTTCGCCAAGGAAATTAACGCCAAGTACCAGGTGCCGGTGGGCCTCATCAAGGATGCTGTGGGTGGCTCGCCTGCCGAAGCCTGGCTGAGCGCCGACGCCCTGCGCCAGTTCCCGAACTACGTGCAGCAGGCCGATAAGTACCGCGACAGCACCCAGGTAGCCGGGCAGCGGCAGCGCGAAGGCGCGGCCGTAGCCGGCTGGTACCAGCGCCTCTACCAGGCCGACCAGGGCGAGGTCCGCGGCCAGCAAAAATGGTCGGAACCGGCCTACGATGCCCGCGACTGGCGCACCATGGGCGTGCCCGGCTACTGGGCCGACCAGACTCCGCTGGGCCTGGTGAATGGTGTGGTGTGGTTCCGGAAAGAGGTAGAGGTGCCCGCCAGCATGGTAGGGCAGCCTGCCCGCCTGGAGCTGGGCACCCTCGTCGATGCCGACTCTACCTACATCAACGGGCAGTTGGTGGGCACCACCGGCTACCAGTATCCGCCCCGCAAATACGAAGTGAAGCCCGGTGTGCTGAAGGCCGGCAAAAACGTGGTAATCGTGCGCCTGATCAGCAACGGGGGCCGTGGCGGCTTCACGCCCGACAAAAAATACGAGCTGCGGGCCGGTGAGCAGAACCTGGATCTGCGCGGGCCCTGGCAGTACAGGCTGGGCGCCGCGCTGTCGCCTACACCCGGCACAACGCCCTTTCAGTTTCAGCCCGGTGCCCTGTTTAATGGTATGATTGCCCCAGTGCTGCCCTATGCCCTCAAGGGCGTGCTCTGGTACCAGGGCGAGAGCAACGCCGGCCGCCCCCAGGACTACCAAGCCCTGATGACCGGCCTGATCAGTGACTGGCGCGCCCAGTTCCGGCGGCCCGACCTGCCGTTTCTATACGTGCAACTGGCCAATTTCATGGTGACGAGGCCGGAGCCCGGCGAGAGTGGCTGGGCCGAAGTACGCGACGCCCAGCGCCGCACCCTGGCTGTGCCGCGCACCGCCATGGCCGTGGCTACGGATGTGGGCGAGTGGAACGACATTCACCCCCTGGACAAGCAAACCGTGGGGCACCGCCTGGCGCTGGCGGCGCAGCAGGTAGCCTACGGCGAGAAAAAAGTAGTAGCCTCGGGGCCGCTCTACCAGTCCATGCAGGTTAGCGGCAACCAGGTGACGCTGAGCTTTTCGGGTATCGGGGGCGGCTTGGCGGCCCAAGGCGGCGGTGCGCTGAAGCACTTCGCCGTGGCCGGGTCCGACAAGAAATTCGTGTGGGCCCAGGCCCGGATTGAAGGCGACAAGGTGGTGGTTTGGAGCGATGCCGTGCCTACTCCCGTGGCCGTGCGCTACGCCTGGGCCGATAACCCAGAGGGCGCCAACCTCTACAACAAGGAAGGACTACCCGCTTCGCCGTTTCAGGCCAGCGTGCCAGTAACCGCACCGGCTCAATAA
- a CDS encoding xylulokinase translates to MNYLLGYDIGSSSIKVALLDADSGRCLASVTSPKKEMEILAPLASWAEQRPERWWQEVVNATHELKQTYGFDATQVAGIGITYQMHGLILVDKNGKVLRPAIIWCDSRAVEYGNQAFEGLGEEYCLQNLLNSPGNFTASKLKWVKENEPAIFEQIHKIQLPGDFIAFQMTGRLCTTVSGLSEGVFWNFREQAIAQDLLDFYGISRDLLPEVVDTFAEQGRLTPEAAQELGLHAGTPIAYRAGDQPNNAFSLNVLQPGEIAATAGTSGVVYGISDQPVVDARSRVNAFVHVNSTPAQPRNGMLLCVNGTGILNSWLRKVVGELPYDEMNQLAAQAPVGAEGLQFLPFGNGAERVLENRPTTAELRGLSFNIHGRSHVLRAAQEGIVFALNYGMDIMRESGVQVRKVRAGNANMFLSPVFREAFVNSGNVELELYNTDAAQGAARGAGIGVGLYASPTEAFTGLERILTLEPTPALQEQYHSAYARWHEALTQQILSPTTTSHHVAQHAF, encoded by the coding sequence ATGAACTACCTGCTCGGGTACGATATCGGCAGCTCCTCCATTAAAGTAGCCCTGCTCGATGCCGATTCTGGCCGCTGCCTGGCCAGCGTCACCTCTCCTAAAAAGGAAATGGAAATACTGGCGCCGCTGGCCAGCTGGGCCGAGCAGCGCCCGGAGCGGTGGTGGCAGGAGGTAGTAAATGCTACCCACGAGCTAAAGCAGACCTACGGCTTCGATGCCACGCAGGTAGCCGGTATCGGCATTACCTACCAGATGCACGGCCTGATACTGGTAGATAAGAACGGCAAGGTGCTGCGCCCCGCCATTATCTGGTGCGACAGCCGCGCCGTGGAGTACGGCAACCAGGCCTTCGAGGGCCTGGGAGAGGAGTACTGCCTGCAGAACCTGCTGAACTCGCCCGGCAACTTCACAGCTTCCAAGCTCAAGTGGGTAAAGGAAAACGAGCCGGCCATTTTCGAGCAGATCCACAAAATTCAGCTGCCCGGCGACTTTATTGCCTTTCAGATGACCGGCCGCCTGTGCACCACGGTGTCGGGTTTATCGGAAGGGGTGTTCTGGAACTTCCGGGAGCAGGCCATTGCCCAGGACTTGCTGGATTTCTACGGCATCAGCCGCGACCTGCTGCCCGAGGTAGTGGATACCTTCGCCGAGCAGGGCCGCTTGACACCTGAGGCCGCCCAGGAGCTGGGCCTGCACGCCGGCACGCCCATTGCCTACCGCGCCGGCGACCAGCCCAACAACGCCTTCTCTCTCAACGTGCTGCAGCCCGGCGAAATTGCCGCTACGGCCGGCACCTCGGGGGTAGTATATGGCATCAGCGACCAGCCCGTAGTAGATGCCCGCTCCCGCGTGAATGCCTTCGTGCACGTCAACAGCACTCCGGCTCAGCCCCGTAATGGCATGCTCTTGTGCGTAAACGGCACGGGCATTCTGAACAGCTGGCTCCGCAAGGTTGTGGGCGAGCTCCCTTACGACGAAATGAACCAGCTGGCGGCGCAAGCCCCGGTAGGAGCGGAGGGGCTGCAGTTCCTGCCCTTCGGCAACGGCGCCGAGCGAGTGCTGGAAAACCGCCCCACTACCGCCGAGCTGCGCGGCCTCAGCTTCAATATTCACGGCCGGAGCCATGTGCTGCGCGCCGCCCAGGAAGGCATCGTTTTCGCCCTAAACTACGGCATGGACATCATGCGAGAGTCGGGAGTGCAGGTGCGCAAGGTGCGCGCCGGCAACGCCAACATGTTCCTGAGCCCAGTGTTCCGCGAGGCCTTCGTGAACAGCGGCAACGTGGAGCTGGAGCTTTATAACACCGATGCGGCCCAGGGCGCGGCCCGTGGTGCCGGCATAGGGGTAGGGCTTTACGCCAGCCCCACAGAAGCCTTCACCGGGCTGGAGCGCATCCTGACCCTGGAGCCTACCCCTGCCCTGCAGGAGCAATACCACTCAGCTTATGCCCGCTGGCATGAGGCCCTCACCCAACAAATTCTTTCACCTACCACTACTTCCCACCATGTCGCTCAGCACGCTTTCTAA
- a CDS encoding glycoside hydrolase family 3 N-terminal domain-containing protein has product MKKHLLLSGVLACLSLPTVQAQQAPAAYLDPSKPVNVRVRDLISRLTLEEKADQMMYNSKAIERLNIPAYNWWNEALHGVGRAGAATVFPQAIGLGATFDDDLALRVSTAISDEARAMYNASVAKGYRQQYSGLTFWTPNINIFRDPRWGRGQETYGEDPTLTGRLGVAFVKGLQGPDPQHLKVAACAKHFAVHSGPEKLRHEFNAVASPQDLRETYLPAFKQLVDADVEAVMCAYNATNGEPCCGNQYLLQDVLRKQWSFKGHIVSDCWALVDFYKGHNVVKTPAEAAALALERGVNLNCGSVYPSLPEAVQKGLTTEAKMDSSLAILLRTKFKLGLFDAPGSSPYDKLGAEVINSPQHRALAREAAQKSIVLLKNNGVLPLRNDLAKYFVTGPNAANLDALLGNYYGVNPEMKTILEGLVAGVSPASQMQYRPGALLDRPNQNGVDWVSGTARTSDATFVVLGITGLLEGEEGESIASPSFGDRLDYNLPQNQIDFLRGLRKNNTQPIVAIITGGSPMNLSEVHELADAVVLAWYPGQEGGNAVADIVFGKVSPSGKLPITFPKSLDQLPAYESYGMLGRTYRYMSQEPMYPFGYGLSYAKFEYSGLKLPKKAARNKPVEVEATVRNTGKVAGEEVVQLYLTHTPRQGQQIPRYALKHFRRVQLQPGASATIKFTLTPEQLALIDAQGKSVAPTAPVTIAVGGSLPSARSQTLGASKPATAVLAVK; this is encoded by the coding sequence ATGAAGAAACATCTGCTCCTATCGGGGGTGCTGGCCTGCCTGAGCTTGCCCACGGTACAGGCCCAGCAGGCTCCGGCCGCTTACCTCGACCCCTCCAAGCCCGTGAACGTGCGGGTACGGGACCTGATTTCGCGCCTCACCCTGGAGGAAAAGGCCGATCAGATGATGTACAACAGCAAGGCCATTGAGCGGCTGAACATCCCGGCCTACAACTGGTGGAACGAGGCCCTGCACGGGGTAGGGCGGGCGGGTGCCGCTACGGTGTTCCCGCAGGCCATCGGGCTGGGCGCTACTTTCGACGACGACCTGGCCCTGCGTGTGTCCACGGCTATTTCCGATGAGGCCCGCGCCATGTACAACGCCTCCGTGGCCAAGGGCTACCGCCAGCAGTACAGCGGCCTCACGTTCTGGACGCCCAACATCAACATCTTCCGCGACCCGCGTTGGGGTAGGGGCCAGGAAACCTACGGCGAGGACCCGACCCTGACGGGGCGCCTGGGGGTAGCGTTTGTGAAAGGTTTGCAGGGCCCTGACCCCCAGCACCTGAAAGTAGCGGCCTGCGCCAAGCACTTTGCCGTGCACAGTGGCCCCGAGAAGCTGCGCCATGAGTTCAACGCCGTGGCCTCGCCCCAGGATTTGCGGGAAACCTATCTGCCGGCCTTTAAGCAGCTGGTAGATGCCGATGTGGAAGCCGTAATGTGCGCCTACAACGCCACCAACGGGGAGCCCTGCTGCGGCAACCAGTACCTGCTGCAGGATGTGCTGCGCAAGCAGTGGAGCTTTAAGGGCCACATCGTGTCGGACTGCTGGGCGCTGGTGGACTTCTACAAGGGTCACAACGTGGTGAAAACGCCCGCCGAGGCCGCCGCTCTGGCCCTGGAGCGCGGCGTAAACCTGAACTGCGGCAGCGTGTACCCGTCCTTGCCCGAGGCGGTGCAGAAAGGGCTGACCACGGAGGCCAAGATGGACAGCTCCCTGGCCATTCTGCTGCGCACCAAGTTCAAGCTGGGTTTGTTTGACGCCCCCGGCAGCAGCCCCTACGACAAGCTGGGCGCCGAGGTCATCAACAGCCCCCAGCACCGCGCCCTGGCCCGCGAGGCCGCCCAGAAGTCCATTGTGCTGCTGAAAAACAACGGCGTGCTACCCCTGCGCAACGACCTAGCCAAGTACTTCGTGACGGGTCCCAACGCCGCCAACCTCGACGCGCTGCTGGGCAACTACTACGGCGTCAACCCCGAGATGAAAACTATTCTGGAGGGTCTGGTGGCCGGGGTGAGTCCCGCCAGCCAGATGCAGTACCGTCCCGGCGCCTTGCTCGACCGCCCCAACCAGAACGGCGTGGACTGGGTGAGCGGCACGGCCCGCACCTCGGATGCTACGTTTGTAGTGCTGGGCATTACGGGGCTGCTGGAAGGAGAGGAGGGCGAGTCCATTGCCTCTCCCTCATTCGGCGACCGGCTCGACTACAACCTGCCCCAGAACCAGATTGATTTCCTGCGTGGCCTGCGCAAAAACAACACCCAGCCCATCGTAGCCATCATTACTGGCGGCAGCCCCATGAACCTCTCGGAGGTGCACGAACTGGCCGATGCCGTGGTGCTGGCCTGGTACCCCGGTCAGGAAGGCGGCAACGCCGTGGCCGACATCGTGTTCGGGAAAGTGTCGCCCTCGGGCAAGCTGCCCATCACCTTCCCCAAGAGCCTCGACCAGCTGCCCGCCTACGAAAGCTACGGCATGCTGGGTCGCACCTACCGCTACATGAGCCAGGAGCCCATGTACCCCTTTGGCTACGGCCTGAGCTACGCCAAATTTGAGTACTCCGGCCTGAAGCTGCCCAAGAAAGCAGCCCGGAACAAGCCGGTAGAAGTAGAAGCCACCGTGCGCAACACTGGCAAAGTAGCCGGTGAGGAAGTGGTGCAGCTCTACCTCACCCATACCCCTCGACAGGGCCAGCAGATTCCGCGCTACGCCCTCAAACACTTCCGCCGCGTGCAGCTTCAGCCCGGCGCCAGCGCCACCATCAAGTTCACCCTCACCCCCGAGCAGCTGGCCCTCATCGACGCCCAGGGCAAATCGGTAGCGCCCACCGCCCCCGTGACCATTGCCGTGGGCGGCTCCCTACCCTCTGCGCGCAGCCAAACCCTCGGGGCCAGCAAGCCGGCCACGGCGGTGTTGGCGGTTAAGTAA
- a CDS encoding endo-1,4-beta-xylanase — protein sequence MFKTSTLFAGALLALLGNGAAWAQNAPVVQQAETGTLGADWNTATQADVQYVTVKPTATINSQNPGTAARVITYSVTFPGAGAYDLYARVRVGPATANDDSFYYGNGFGTKQVDADADWITVNQLNSVGYTSGNIAVDGAGGATNGVWKWINLSKFNGGEAPINFTVAAGSLTQTFQIGAREDGLDIDKLVFGATGLHFTVANLDAGAQGSTTAPVTFIPKGPVLAAGKSKFLGGVYSQPQKPFFNAYFNQVTPENAGKWGSVEGTRNQMNWTELDSAYALAKTKGYPFKMHTLIWGQQQPVWIENLPAAEQLAEINEWFAAVAQRYPDLDQIEVVNEATNDLPLNGSTGNNGPNTPGSGAGNYYEALGGAGATGWDWVIKSFQLARQYFPKAQLMINDYGVITSSGSAQRYLGIINLLKERNLVDGVGIQGHAFETRNIPAATLQANLDVLASAGKPLYITELDIDGVNSSNQLDDAVQLAEYQRVFPTLWTHPAVKGVTLWGYRPGHWRTAQGAYLANADNTERSALAWLRTYVQATVLSSKAAQASKVRVYPNPATHGRITLSGLSKAAQVRVLDLQGRVVQQLSAKALPTQELQLAVAPGLYVVQVEESGQLLSYKVVLQ from the coding sequence ATGTTCAAAACCTCTACTCTTTTTGCCGGAGCGCTACTCGCTCTCCTCGGCAATGGGGCCGCCTGGGCGCAGAATGCGCCCGTGGTGCAGCAGGCCGAAACCGGCACCTTGGGCGCCGACTGGAACACTGCCACTCAGGCCGACGTGCAGTACGTGACCGTGAAGCCCACGGCTACGATTAACAGCCAGAACCCCGGCACGGCCGCGCGCGTCATCACCTACTCCGTAACGTTCCCCGGCGCCGGCGCCTACGACCTCTACGCCCGTGTGCGGGTAGGACCCGCCACCGCCAACGACGACAGTTTCTACTACGGTAATGGCTTCGGGACCAAGCAGGTCGATGCTGACGCCGACTGGATTACCGTCAACCAGCTGAACTCCGTGGGCTACACCAGCGGCAACATTGCCGTGGACGGAGCCGGCGGGGCAACCAATGGCGTCTGGAAGTGGATTAACCTCTCAAAATTCAACGGGGGCGAGGCGCCCATCAACTTCACAGTAGCAGCCGGCAGCCTGACCCAGACCTTTCAGATTGGGGCCCGGGAAGACGGCCTGGACATTGACAAGCTGGTATTTGGCGCTACGGGCCTCCACTTCACCGTGGCTAACCTCGATGCCGGCGCCCAGGGCTCTACTACCGCCCCGGTTACCTTTATTCCCAAAGGTCCGGTGCTAGCGGCCGGTAAGTCGAAGTTCCTGGGCGGGGTGTACAGCCAGCCCCAGAAGCCTTTCTTCAACGCCTACTTCAACCAGGTAACGCCGGAAAACGCCGGCAAGTGGGGCAGCGTGGAAGGCACCCGTAACCAGATGAACTGGACCGAGCTGGACTCGGCCTACGCTCTGGCCAAGACTAAGGGCTACCCCTTCAAGATGCACACCCTCATCTGGGGGCAGCAGCAGCCGGTCTGGATTGAAAACCTGCCCGCTGCCGAGCAGCTGGCCGAAATCAACGAGTGGTTTGCGGCCGTGGCCCAGCGCTACCCCGACCTCGACCAGATTGAGGTCGTGAACGAAGCTACCAACGACCTGCCCCTGAACGGCTCCACTGGCAACAACGGCCCCAACACCCCCGGCAGCGGCGCCGGCAACTACTACGAAGCCCTGGGTGGGGCCGGCGCCACCGGCTGGGACTGGGTAATCAAGTCGTTTCAGCTGGCCCGGCAATACTTCCCCAAGGCCCAGCTCATGATCAACGACTACGGCGTAATCACCAGCAGCGGTAGCGCCCAGCGCTACCTCGGCATCATCAACCTGCTCAAGGAGCGCAACCTGGTGGACGGGGTAGGCATTCAGGGTCACGCCTTCGAGACCCGTAACATCCCGGCCGCTACTCTGCAGGCCAACCTCGATGTGCTGGCTTCGGCCGGCAAGCCGCTTTATATTACGGAGCTGGACATTGATGGTGTAAACTCCTCGAACCAGCTTGACGATGCCGTGCAGTTGGCCGAGTACCAGCGCGTATTCCCCACCCTCTGGACGCACCCGGCCGTGAAGGGCGTGACCCTGTGGGGCTACCGTCCCGGCCACTGGCGCACGGCCCAGGGCGCCTACCTCGCCAACGCCGACAACACCGAGCGCTCGGCGCTGGCCTGGCTGCGCACCTACGTGCAGGCCACCGTGCTCAGCAGCAAAGCCGCCCAAGCCTCCAAGGTGCGGGTGTACCCCAACCCCGCCACCCATGGCCGCATTACCCTCAGCGGCCTGAGCAAAGCCGCGCAGGTGCGGGTACTGGATCTGCAGGGCCGGGTAGTACAACAGTTGAGCGCCAAAGCCCTGCCTACCCAGGAGCTGCAGCTGGCAGTAGCCCCCGGTTTGTATGTAGTGCAGGTAGAGGAGAGTGGGCAATTACTTTCTTATAAAGTAGTTCTCCAGTAG
- the xylA gene encoding xylose isomerase, with product MSLSTLSKTEYFKGIDTIKFEGRESDNPLAFKWYDENRIVAGKTMKEHLRFAISYWHTFTGTGGDPFGPGTKQFSWDAKGDILGRAQDKMDAAFEFFTKLGTPYYCFHDIDLVDEGSSLSEYESNLQRIVEYAKQKQQETGIKLLWGTANVFSNPRYMNGASTNPDFAVVAHAGTQVLNALDATIALNGENYVFWGGREGYMTLLNTNMKRELEHMGRFLTMARDYARKQGFQGKFFIEPKPAEPTKHQYDFDAATVIGFLKEYGLQDDFMLNLEVNHATLAGHTFQHELQVAADANMLGSMDANRGDYQNGWDTDQFPNNLNELTESMLIILEHGGIKPGGINFDAKTRRNSTDLEDIFVAHIGGMDTFARALVVANDILEKSAYRKFRTERYASFDSGEGAAFEKGQLTLEDLRRIAHEHGEPTLRSGKQEWLENIINQYI from the coding sequence ATGTCGCTCAGCACGCTTTCTAAGACGGAGTACTTCAAGGGCATCGATACCATTAAGTTTGAAGGTCGTGAGTCGGACAACCCGCTCGCATTCAAATGGTACGATGAGAACCGCATTGTAGCCGGCAAGACGATGAAGGAGCACCTGCGCTTCGCCATTTCGTACTGGCACACCTTCACCGGCACCGGCGGTGACCCGTTTGGCCCCGGCACCAAGCAGTTTTCCTGGGATGCTAAAGGTGATATTCTGGGCCGTGCTCAGGACAAGATGGACGCTGCCTTCGAGTTCTTCACCAAGCTCGGCACCCCTTACTACTGCTTCCACGACATCGACCTGGTGGACGAAGGCTCTTCGCTGAGCGAGTACGAAAGCAACCTGCAGCGCATTGTAGAGTACGCCAAGCAGAAGCAGCAGGAAACCGGCATTAAGCTGCTGTGGGGCACGGCCAACGTGTTTTCGAACCCGCGCTACATGAACGGCGCTTCTACCAACCCCGATTTCGCAGTGGTAGCCCACGCCGGCACTCAGGTGCTGAATGCGCTGGACGCGACGATTGCTCTGAACGGCGAAAACTACGTGTTCTGGGGTGGCCGCGAAGGCTACATGACCCTGCTCAACACCAACATGAAGCGCGAACTGGAGCACATGGGTCGTTTCCTGACCATGGCCCGCGACTACGCCCGCAAGCAGGGCTTCCAGGGCAAGTTCTTCATTGAGCCCAAGCCCGCCGAGCCCACCAAGCACCAGTACGACTTCGACGCCGCTACCGTAATCGGCTTCCTGAAAGAGTACGGCCTGCAGGACGACTTCATGCTGAACCTGGAAGTAAACCACGCCACCCTGGCTGGCCACACCTTCCAGCACGAGCTGCAGGTAGCCGCCGACGCCAATATGCTGGGCTCTATGGACGCCAACCGTGGTGACTATCAGAACGGCTGGGATACCGACCAGTTCCCCAACAACCTAAATGAGCTGACCGAATCGATGCTCATCATTCTGGAGCACGGCGGCATCAAGCCCGGTGGCATCAACTTCGACGCCAAAACCCGCCGCAACTCCACCGACCTGGAGGATATTTTCGTGGCCCACATCGGCGGCATGGACACCTTCGCCCGCGCCCTGGTGGTAGCCAACGACATCCTGGAGAAGTCGGCTTACCGCAAGTTCCGCACCGAGCGCTACGCCTCGTTTGACTCGGGTGAGGGTGCTGCCTTCGAGAAAGGCCAGCTGACCCTGGAAGACCTGCGCCGCATTGCCCACGAGCACGGCGAGCCCACCCTGCGCAGCGGCAAGCAGGAGTGGCTGGAAAACATCATCAACCAGTACATCTAA